A window of Cellulomonas fimi contains these coding sequences:
- a CDS encoding polyphenol oxidase family protein — translation MPRELVVLAVDLGPGVRAGFTTRAGGVSRAPYDALNLGAGVADDPAAVAANRGLVARWAGGPVAYGTQVHGRAVAVVLVPVGAADPLASVGEVDALVGAGPGVAVGVLVADCVPVLLADAQAGLVAAVHAGRRGLVAGVVEAAVEALVDAGADRSRLRAAIGPSIAGPSYEVPAELRDEVAAAVPETAATTSWGTPALDLPAGVAAVLGRVGVDDVQRVGRDTYTDPDLFSFRRDGTTGRFAGVVRAPG, via the coding sequence GTGCCGCGCGAGCTCGTCGTGCTCGCCGTGGATCTCGGCCCGGGCGTCCGGGCGGGGTTCACGACGCGAGCCGGCGGCGTGAGCCGCGCGCCGTACGACGCGCTCAACCTCGGTGCGGGCGTCGCGGACGACCCGGCCGCCGTGGCGGCGAACCGCGGGCTCGTCGCGCGGTGGGCCGGGGGACCGGTGGCGTACGGCACGCAGGTGCACGGGCGCGCGGTCGCGGTCGTGCTCGTCCCGGTCGGTGCGGCCGACCCGTTGGCGTCGGTCGGTGAGGTCGACGCGCTCGTCGGCGCGGGCCCGGGCGTCGCGGTCGGGGTCCTCGTCGCCGACTGCGTGCCCGTGCTGCTCGCCGACGCCCAGGCCGGGCTCGTCGCCGCCGTCCACGCGGGTCGGCGCGGGCTCGTCGCGGGCGTCGTCGAGGCGGCCGTCGAGGCGCTCGTGGACGCCGGTGCGGACCGCTCGCGGCTGCGGGCGGCGATCGGCCCGTCCATCGCCGGACCGTCCTACGAGGTGCCGGCGGAGCTGCGCGACGAGGTCGCCGCGGCCGTCCCGGAGACCGCGGCCACGACGTCGTGGGGCACGCCCGCGCTCGACCTGCCCGCGGGCGTCGCGGCGGTGCTGGGCCGCGTCGGCGTGGACGACGTGCAGCGCGTCGGGCGCGACACGTACACCGACCCCGACCTCTTCTCCTTCCGTCGTGACGGCACCACGGGACGGTTCGCCGGGGTCGTCCGGGCTCCGGGCTGA
- the ftsZ gene encoding cell division protein FtsZ yields the protein MAAPQNYLAVIKVVGIGGGGVNAVNRMIEVGLKGVEFIAVNTDAQALLMSDADVKLDVGRELTRGLGAGADPEVGKKAAEDHAEEIEDVLRGADMVFVTAGEGGGTGTGGAPVVARIARSLGALTIGVVTRPFTFEGRRRSVQADTGIEALRAEVDTLIVIPNDRLLSISDRNVSVLDAFHSADQVLLSGVQGITDLITTPGLINLDFADVKSVMQGAGSALMGIGFARGEDRAVQAAEMAISSPLLEASIDGAHGVLLSIQGGSDLGLFEINEAARLVQEAAHPEANIIFGAVIDDALGDEVRVTVIAAGFDGGGPVVRRDSRALGQVSGASVRSVPSVPSVPTPRPVVDPEDEVLPVGAYGQSRTVRPAAQPEVPAFLSTEAEPTPITGALEVPRIFTEDAPRREREELDVPDFLK from the coding sequence GTGGCAGCTCCGCAGAACTACCTGGCGGTCATCAAGGTCGTCGGCATCGGCGGCGGCGGCGTCAACGCCGTGAACCGCATGATCGAGGTCGGCCTCAAGGGTGTCGAGTTCATCGCCGTCAACACCGACGCCCAGGCCCTGCTCATGTCGGACGCCGACGTCAAGCTCGACGTCGGCCGCGAGCTCACGCGCGGTCTCGGCGCCGGCGCCGACCCCGAGGTCGGCAAGAAGGCGGCCGAGGACCACGCCGAGGAGATCGAGGACGTCCTGCGCGGCGCCGACATGGTCTTCGTGACGGCGGGCGAGGGCGGCGGCACGGGCACCGGCGGCGCGCCGGTCGTCGCGCGCATCGCCCGCTCGCTCGGCGCGCTGACCATCGGTGTCGTCACGCGCCCGTTCACGTTCGAGGGCCGCCGTCGCTCGGTCCAGGCCGACACCGGTATCGAGGCGCTGCGCGCCGAGGTCGACACGCTCATCGTCATCCCGAACGACCGCCTGCTGTCGATCTCCGACCGCAACGTGTCGGTCCTCGACGCGTTCCACTCCGCCGACCAGGTGCTGCTGTCCGGCGTGCAGGGCATCACCGACCTCATCACCACCCCGGGCCTCATCAACCTCGACTTCGCCGACGTGAAGTCCGTCATGCAGGGCGCCGGCTCGGCGCTCATGGGCATCGGCTTCGCGCGCGGCGAGGACCGTGCCGTGCAGGCCGCCGAGATGGCGATCTCGTCGCCGCTGCTCGAGGCGAGCATCGACGGCGCGCACGGCGTGCTGCTCTCCATCCAGGGCGGCTCCGACCTCGGCCTGTTCGAGATCAACGAGGCCGCGCGCCTCGTGCAGGAGGCCGCGCACCCCGAGGCCAACATCATCTTCGGTGCGGTCATCGACGACGCCCTGGGCGACGAGGTCCGCGTCACCGTCATCGCCGCGGGCTTCGACGGCGGCGGCCCCGTCGTGCGCCGCGACTCGCGCGCGCTCGGCCAGGTCAGCGGTGCGTCCGTCCGGTCGGTCCCGTCCGTCCCGTCGGTGCCCACGCCGCGTCCCGTCGTCGACCCCGAGGACGAAGTCCTGCCCGTCGGTGCGTACGGGCAGTCGCGCACCGTGCGCCCCGCGGCGCAGCCCGAGGTGCCCGCGTTCCTGTCCACCGAGGCCGAGCCCACTCCGATCACCGGCGCGCTCGAGGTGCCGCGCATCTTCACCGAGGACGCGCCGCGCCGCGAGCGCGAGGAGCTCGACGTCCCCGACTTCCTCAAGTAA
- a CDS encoding cell division protein FtsQ/DivIB encodes MVSPSSVARFEERARARRSRSRRKAAAVAGGAAAAGALGWLLLLSPVLALDPQDVRVEGAGTVVAVDQVLDVVDAHAGVPLPRLDTVGLRDEVLEVPGVREARVTRGWPHGLLVVLVAREPVAAVPEPEAGGFALLDMEGVQVGRVDAAPDGLPVVDVPVGDARTLSAVLTVLEQLPADLLAQVQGVSARTQDTVTMQLRDGVRVDWGSAAETPLKIAVLATLRSSGAAAGATVVDVSAPRLPITR; translated from the coding sequence GTGGTCTCGCCGAGCTCGGTCGCCCGCTTCGAGGAGCGCGCGCGGGCGCGCCGCTCCCGCTCGCGCCGCAAGGCCGCGGCCGTCGCCGGGGGAGCGGCGGCGGCAGGTGCTCTGGGGTGGCTGCTGCTGCTGTCCCCGGTGCTCGCGCTCGACCCGCAGGACGTCCGCGTCGAGGGTGCGGGCACCGTGGTCGCGGTGGACCAGGTGCTCGACGTCGTGGACGCCCACGCGGGGGTGCCGCTGCCGCGGCTCGACACGGTCGGGCTGCGCGACGAGGTGCTCGAGGTCCCGGGGGTGCGGGAGGCTCGCGTGACGCGGGGCTGGCCGCACGGGCTGCTGGTCGTGCTCGTGGCGCGCGAGCCGGTCGCGGCGGTGCCCGAGCCCGAGGCCGGCGGCTTCGCGCTGCTCGACATGGAGGGCGTGCAGGTCGGGCGGGTCGACGCGGCACCCGACGGGCTGCCGGTCGTCGACGTCCCCGTGGGCGACGCGCGCACGCTCTCGGCGGTGCTGACCGTGCTCGAGCAGCTCCCGGCCGACCTGCTGGCCCAGGTGCAGGGCGTGTCGGCGCGGACGCAGGACACCGTGACGATGCAGCTGCGCGACGGCGTGCGCGTCGACTGGGGCTCCGCGGCGGAGACGCCGCTCAAGATCGCGGTCCTCGCCACGCTCCGGTCGTCAGGTGCGGCGGCGGGGGCGACGGTGGTCGACGTGTCCGCGCCGCGGCTGCCGATCACCCGCTGA
- the murC gene encoding UDP-N-acetylmuramate--L-alanine ligase yields MSAIAALLAARGLAVSGSDAADGPALPGLRAAGVTVHVGHDASLVTDVDTVVVSSAVRESNPELAAARAAGLRVLHRSEALAALMADRDAVAVAGAHGKTTTSAMVATALLHAGADPSFAIGGTVLTVDGPLGGGRSGSGPAFVAEADESDGSFLAYEPLVAVVTNVEPDHLDHYGSREAFEDAFVAFARRIRTGGVLVACADDEGAARLASAAAAELAAASVTVVTYGRSPGADVRVGDLRADGGRWAVELATGTAAVTVRLAVPGDHNALNAAAAWAAARALGADPLAVADGLGEFRGTGRRFEDRGTAGGVRVVDDYAHHPTEVAALLRAARSVAGGGRVLVLFQPHLFSRTRTFAREFGAALDLADVVVVTDVYAAREDPDPTVTGALLVDHVPTPGRASFVPDRLDAARAIASAARPGDLLLTVGAGDVTALAPVVLETLRALPSPGGGRP; encoded by the coding sequence ATGTCCGCGATCGCTGCGCTGCTCGCCGCGCGCGGCCTGGCGGTGAGCGGCTCGGACGCGGCCGACGGTCCGGCGCTGCCCGGGCTGCGCGCGGCGGGCGTGACGGTGCACGTCGGGCACGACGCGTCGCTCGTGACGGACGTCGACACGGTCGTCGTCTCCTCCGCGGTGCGGGAGTCGAACCCCGAGCTCGCCGCGGCCCGGGCCGCCGGGCTGCGGGTGCTGCACCGGTCCGAGGCGCTGGCCGCGCTCATGGCCGACCGGGACGCCGTCGCGGTCGCCGGGGCGCACGGCAAGACGACGACGTCGGCGATGGTCGCCACGGCGCTGCTGCACGCGGGCGCGGACCCGTCGTTCGCGATCGGCGGCACGGTCCTGACGGTCGACGGTCCGCTCGGCGGCGGCCGCAGCGGGAGCGGCCCGGCGTTCGTCGCCGAGGCCGACGAGTCCGACGGGTCCTTCCTCGCCTACGAGCCGCTCGTGGCGGTCGTGACGAACGTCGAGCCCGACCACCTGGACCACTACGGCTCGCGCGAGGCGTTCGAGGACGCCTTCGTCGCGTTCGCGCGGCGGATCCGGACGGGTGGCGTGCTCGTCGCGTGCGCCGACGACGAGGGCGCCGCCCGGCTCGCGTCCGCGGCGGCCGCGGAGCTCGCGGCGGCGTCGGTCACGGTCGTGACCTACGGCAGGTCGCCGGGCGCCGACGTGCGCGTCGGTGACCTGCGCGCCGACGGCGGCCGCTGGGCGGTCGAGCTCGCGACGGGCACGGCCGCCGTGACCGTGCGCCTCGCCGTCCCGGGCGACCACAACGCGCTGAACGCGGCGGCCGCGTGGGCTGCGGCGCGCGCGCTCGGTGCCGACCCGCTCGCCGTGGCGGACGGCCTCGGTGAGTTCCGCGGCACGGGTCGCCGGTTCGAGGACCGCGGCACGGCCGGCGGGGTGCGCGTGGTGGACGACTACGCGCACCACCCGACGGAGGTCGCCGCGCTGCTGCGCGCCGCGCGGTCGGTCGCCGGCGGCGGCCGCGTGCTCGTGCTCTTCCAGCCGCACCTCTTCTCGCGCACGCGCACGTTCGCGCGCGAGTTCGGGGCCGCGCTCGACCTGGCCGACGTCGTCGTCGTCACCGACGTGTACGCGGCGCGCGAGGACCCGGACCCGACCGTCACGGGTGCGCTCCTCGTGGACCACGTGCCCACCCCGGGTCGGGCGTCGTTCGTGCCCGACCGGCTCGATGCGGCCCGCGCGATCGCGTCCGCCGCCCGCCCGGGCGACCTGCTGCTCACGGTCGGTGCCGGCGACGTGACCGCGCTCGCACCGGTCGTGCTCGAGACGCTCCGTGCCCTGCCGTCGCCGGGAGGGGGACGGCCGTGA
- the murG gene encoding undecaprenyldiphospho-muramoylpentapeptide beta-N-acetylglucosaminyltransferase, whose protein sequence is MPDVNPGAVLLAGGGTAGHVNPLLAVADALAARRPGVVLRVLGTAEGLESTLVPQHGLTLDVVPRVPLPRRPTPDYLRLPTRLRAAVDAAGAAIDAVGADVVVGFGGYVATPAYLAARRRGVPVVVHEQNARPGLANRLGARWAADVAVTFPGTALPHAQVTGLPLRAAVARLLADRTADPVGTRRAAADVLGLDPDLPTLLVSGGSLGAVSVNTAVAGAAADLLADGAQVLHLTGRGKAEAVRTAIEDVPGAERYQVREYLADMHLALAVADLAVGRSGAGTVCELAALGIPAVYVPLPVGNGEQRLNAAPVVAAGGGLLVDDAALTSAWVSTHVPRLLVGGDAAATRERMAAAAASVGVRDAADRVAALVERHLPGGAA, encoded by the coding sequence GTGCCTGACGTGAACCCCGGTGCCGTGCTGCTGGCGGGCGGGGGCACCGCCGGGCACGTCAACCCGCTGCTCGCGGTCGCGGACGCGCTCGCCGCCCGACGGCCCGGCGTCGTGCTGCGCGTGCTCGGCACGGCAGAGGGCCTCGAGTCGACGCTCGTCCCGCAGCACGGGCTGACGCTCGACGTGGTCCCGCGCGTCCCGCTGCCGCGCCGGCCCACGCCGGACTACCTGCGCCTGCCCACGCGGCTGCGCGCCGCCGTCGACGCGGCGGGCGCGGCGATCGACGCCGTGGGCGCCGACGTGGTCGTCGGCTTCGGCGGCTACGTCGCGACGCCCGCCTACCTCGCGGCACGCCGCCGCGGTGTCCCCGTCGTCGTGCACGAGCAGAACGCGCGGCCCGGCCTCGCGAACCGGCTGGGCGCGCGCTGGGCGGCGGACGTCGCCGTCACGTTCCCGGGCACCGCGCTCCCGCACGCGCAGGTCACGGGGCTGCCGCTGCGCGCCGCCGTGGCGCGGCTCCTCGCCGACCGCACCGCCGACCCGGTCGGCACGCGGCGCGCGGCGGCCGACGTGCTCGGGCTCGACCCGGACCTGCCGACGCTGCTCGTGTCCGGCGGCTCGCTGGGCGCGGTGTCGGTCAACACCGCCGTCGCGGGCGCGGCGGCCGACCTGCTGGCCGACGGGGCGCAGGTGCTGCACCTCACCGGCCGCGGCAAGGCCGAGGCCGTGCGGACCGCGATCGAGGACGTGCCCGGCGCCGAGCGGTACCAGGTGCGCGAGTACCTGGCCGACATGCACCTCGCCCTGGCGGTGGCGGACCTGGCCGTCGGTCGCTCGGGCGCGGGCACCGTGTGCGAGCTGGCCGCGCTGGGCATCCCCGCCGTGTACGTCCCGCTGCCTGTCGGCAACGGCGAGCAGCGGCTCAACGCGGCCCCCGTCGTCGCGGCAGGGGGCGGGCTCCTGGTCGACGACGCCGCGCTCACGTCCGCGTGGGTCAGCACGCACGTCCCACGGCTGCTCGTCGGCGGCGACGCCGCCGCGACGCGCGAGCGCATGGCCGCCGCCGCGGCGTCCGTCGGCGTGCGCGACGCCGCGGACCGGGTCGCCGCGCTCGTCGAGCGCCACCTGCCGGGAGGGGCCGCGTGA
- the ftsW gene encoding putative lipid II flippase FtsW encodes MADTATATAEPRGSALGQWNSAVTSYYVLLGTTTLLLVVGLVMVLSSSSVESLDEGNSPYAVFLDQAKYALIGLPALVVLSRVPARVMKAFAWPVLGGAIVFQLLVFVPGLGCGEGGNRNWVCVGGMSAQPSEAIKLALAVWLGAVLARKLPLLHEWKHALIPVVPIAGLAVLVVLAGHDLGTALVLLMLVAGALFVAGVPLRMFGLAAVAGAGVAFLLTVTSQNRTDRITSWLSTEGCDASSACYQTLHGGWGLASGGWGGLGLGESREKWSYLPAAHNDFIFAIIGEELGLIGTLLVLGLFGLMALAMVRIIRRHPDPFVQITTGAVLCWIIGQAFVNVAVVIGLAPVIGLPLPLVSAGGSALIMTMAALGVVISFARSEPGAAEALAARPSVVRRSLAVIGRSRA; translated from the coding sequence ATGGCCGACACCGCCACCGCGACGGCCGAGCCGCGCGGCTCGGCGCTCGGGCAGTGGAACTCCGCCGTCACGAGCTACTACGTGCTGCTCGGCACGACGACCCTCCTGCTCGTCGTCGGCCTCGTCATGGTCCTGTCGAGCTCGAGCGTCGAGTCGCTCGACGAGGGCAACTCGCCGTACGCGGTGTTCCTCGACCAGGCCAAGTACGCGCTGATCGGCCTGCCCGCGCTCGTCGTGCTGTCGCGCGTGCCCGCGCGCGTCATGAAGGCCTTCGCGTGGCCCGTGCTGGGCGGCGCGATCGTGTTCCAGCTGCTCGTGTTCGTCCCCGGGCTGGGCTGCGGCGAGGGCGGCAACCGCAACTGGGTGTGCGTCGGCGGGATGTCCGCGCAGCCGTCCGAGGCGATCAAGCTGGCCCTCGCGGTGTGGCTCGGCGCGGTGCTCGCCCGCAAGCTGCCGCTCCTGCACGAGTGGAAGCACGCGCTCATCCCCGTGGTGCCGATCGCCGGCCTGGCGGTCCTCGTGGTCCTCGCGGGCCACGACCTCGGGACGGCGCTCGTCCTGCTCATGCTCGTCGCCGGCGCGCTCTTCGTCGCCGGGGTGCCGCTGCGCATGTTCGGGCTGGCCGCCGTCGCGGGCGCCGGCGTCGCCTTCCTGCTGACCGTCACGAGCCAGAACCGGACCGACCGCATCACCTCGTGGCTGTCCACCGAGGGGTGCGACGCGTCGAGCGCGTGCTACCAGACGCTGCACGGCGGCTGGGGCCTCGCGAGCGGCGGCTGGGGAGGTCTCGGGCTGGGGGAGAGCCGCGAGAAGTGGTCCTACCTGCCCGCGGCGCACAACGACTTCATCTTCGCGATCATCGGTGAGGAGCTGGGACTGATCGGCACGCTGCTCGTCCTCGGCCTGTTCGGCCTCATGGCGCTGGCGATGGTGCGCATCATCCGCCGCCACCCCGACCCGTTCGTCCAGATCACGACGGGCGCGGTGCTCTGCTGGATCATCGGTCAGGCGTTCGTCAACGTCGCGGTCGTCATCGGCCTCGCGCCCGTCATCGGCCTGCCGCTGCCGCTCGTGTCGGCGGGCGGCTCCGCGCTCATCATGACGATGGCCGCGCTCGGCGTCGTCATCTCGTTCGCGCGGTCCGAGCCCGGCGCGGCCGAGGCACTGGCCGCGCGGCCCTCCGTCGTGCGGCGCTCGCTCGCGGTCATCGGGAGGTCACGTGCCTGA
- the murD gene encoding UDP-N-acetylmuramoyl-L-alanine--D-glutamate ligase, which translates to MGVSGRAAAEVLASCGARVVPVDDAAGDVLSTDELLAGDVLDRTDLVVASPGLAPHHPLLRAATERSVPVWSEVELAWQVRVATASGAPAPWLAVTGTNGKTTTVGMLESVLLAAGRATAAVGNVGTPVVLAATDPSLDVLAVELSSFQLHHTYAMSAQAAAVLNVAPDHLDWHGSLDAYAAAKGRIYERAQVACVYNAADPVTEHLVREADVVDGCVAVGFTTGTPSVGQVGLVEDVLVDRGFARLRHTHAAELGTLADLHRLAGPDGAVPPHVVADALAAGALALAHGVDPQAVRDGLRAYAPGAHRIAPVGVVDGVAYVDDSKATNAHAAAASLASFAPGSVVWVAGGLAKGATFDELVASRRDRLRGVVLVGADRAPLRDALARHAPDVPVVEVDPGDTGAVMTLAVHEARRLASGAPADAVTVLLAPACASMDQFASYAERGDRFADAVRALREEG; encoded by the coding sequence ATGGGGGTGTCGGGCCGCGCCGCGGCCGAGGTGCTCGCGTCGTGCGGTGCGCGTGTCGTCCCGGTGGACGACGCGGCCGGCGACGTCCTGTCGACCGACGAGCTGCTCGCGGGCGACGTGCTCGACCGGACCGATCTCGTCGTCGCGTCTCCCGGGCTCGCCCCGCACCACCCGCTGCTGCGCGCGGCGACCGAGCGGTCGGTGCCCGTGTGGAGCGAGGTCGAGCTCGCGTGGCAGGTGCGGGTCGCGACGGCCTCCGGCGCACCGGCGCCGTGGCTCGCGGTCACCGGGACCAACGGCAAGACGACGACCGTCGGGATGCTCGAGTCGGTCCTGCTGGCGGCGGGCCGTGCGACGGCCGCGGTCGGGAACGTCGGCACACCGGTCGTGCTCGCCGCGACCGACCCGTCGCTCGACGTGCTCGCGGTCGAGCTCTCGAGCTTCCAGCTCCACCACACGTACGCGATGTCCGCGCAGGCCGCCGCGGTGCTCAACGTCGCGCCCGACCACCTCGACTGGCACGGGTCGCTCGACGCGTACGCCGCCGCGAAGGGGCGGATCTACGAGCGCGCGCAGGTCGCGTGCGTCTACAACGCGGCCGACCCCGTGACGGAGCACCTGGTGCGCGAGGCCGACGTCGTCGACGGCTGCGTCGCCGTCGGCTTCACGACCGGGACGCCGAGCGTCGGACAGGTCGGACTCGTCGAGGACGTCCTCGTCGACCGCGGGTTCGCCCGGCTGCGCCACACGCACGCCGCCGAGCTCGGCACGCTCGCCGACCTGCACCGGCTCGCGGGCCCGGACGGCGCCGTCCCGCCGCACGTCGTCGCGGACGCCCTCGCGGCGGGCGCCCTCGCGCTCGCGCACGGCGTCGACCCCCAGGCGGTGCGCGACGGGCTGCGCGCCTACGCGCCCGGCGCGCACCGGATCGCGCCCGTCGGCGTCGTGGACGGCGTGGCCTACGTCGACGACTCCAAGGCGACGAACGCGCACGCGGCGGCCGCCTCGCTCGCGTCGTTCGCCCCCGGCAGCGTCGTGTGGGTCGCGGGCGGGCTCGCGAAGGGTGCGACGTTCGACGAGCTCGTCGCGAGCCGCCGCGACCGCCTGCGCGGCGTCGTGCTCGTCGGTGCCGACCGGGCCCCGCTGCGCGACGCGCTCGCCCGACACGCACCGGACGTCCCGGTCGTCGAGGTCGACCCCGGTGACACTGGGGCGGTGATGACCCTCGCCGTGCACGAGGCCCGACGGCTCGCGTCGGGCGCCCCCGCCGACGCGGTCACGGTGCTGCTCGCGCCCGCGTGCGCGTCGATGGACCAGTTCGCGTCGTACGCCGAGCGCGGCGACCGGTTCGCCGACGCCGTGCGCGCGCTGCGCGAGGAGGGGTGA
- the mraY gene encoding phospho-N-acetylmuramoyl-pentapeptide-transferase produces the protein MIAVLIAGGLSMLIALLGTPLFIRFLVARQYGQFIRQDGPTAHFTKRGTPTMGGVVIIGATLLGFAGAQTVTGTLPSASAVLVLFLMTGLGVVGFLDDYIKISRQRSLGLKARWKIVGQGLVGITFSVAALQFPNEKFRTPASTHISFIRDTNIDLAFAGATVGLILFVVWANFLITAWSNAVNLTDGLDGLATGVSLIVFGAYVVVGVWQNNQSCQNLLTAGPSCYETRDPMSLAVVAAAITGACFGFLWWNASPARIFMGDTGSLALGGALAGLSILSRTEILAAIIGGLFVLIVLSDVIQIGFFRLTGKRVFKMAPLHHHFELSGWGEVTIVIRFWLIAGLFVALGVGIFYAEWVAG, from the coding sequence GTGATCGCGGTCCTCATCGCCGGTGGGCTGTCCATGCTCATCGCGCTGCTCGGCACGCCGCTGTTCATCCGGTTCCTCGTCGCGCGCCAGTACGGCCAGTTCATCCGGCAGGACGGTCCGACCGCGCACTTCACGAAGCGCGGGACGCCCACCATGGGTGGCGTCGTCATCATCGGCGCGACGCTGCTGGGGTTCGCCGGCGCGCAGACGGTGACCGGCACGCTGCCGTCGGCGTCCGCCGTGCTCGTGCTCTTCCTCATGACGGGCCTCGGCGTCGTCGGGTTCCTCGACGACTACATCAAGATCTCCCGGCAGCGCAGCCTCGGGCTCAAGGCGCGCTGGAAGATCGTGGGGCAGGGCCTCGTCGGGATCACCTTCTCGGTCGCCGCGCTGCAGTTCCCGAACGAGAAGTTCCGCACGCCCGCGTCGACGCACATCTCGTTCATCCGGGACACGAACATCGACCTGGCGTTCGCGGGCGCGACCGTCGGGCTCATCCTCTTCGTCGTCTGGGCGAACTTCCTCATCACCGCCTGGTCGAACGCGGTCAACCTCACCGACGGCCTCGACGGGCTCGCGACCGGCGTCTCGCTCATCGTCTTCGGTGCGTACGTGGTCGTGGGGGTGTGGCAGAACAACCAGAGCTGCCAGAACCTCCTGACCGCCGGGCCGAGCTGCTACGAGACACGCGACCCGATGTCGCTCGCGGTCGTCGCCGCCGCGATCACGGGCGCGTGCTTCGGGTTCCTCTGGTGGAACGCCAGCCCCGCGAGGATCTTCATGGGCGACACCGGGTCGCTGGCCCTCGGCGGGGCGCTCGCCGGGCTCTCGATCCTGTCCCGCACCGAGATCCTCGCCGCGATCATCGGCGGCCTGTTCGTGCTGATCGTGCTCTCCGACGTCATCCAGATCGGCTTCTTCCGGCTCACCGGGAAACGCGTCTTCAAGATGGCGCCGCTGCACCACCACTTCGAGCTGTCCGGGTGGGGCGAGGTCACCATCGTCATCCGGTTCTGGCTCATCGCGGGGCTGTTCGTCGCACTCGGCGTCGGCATCTTCTATGCCGAGTGGGTGGCCGGCTAG